A genomic window from Rhodococcus sp. KBS0724 includes:
- a CDS encoding ABC transporter substrate-binding protein: MRISRIATGAVALGMTAVLITACSSGDSSGGSSSGVVNAWAGEPQNPLIPTNTSENQGGRVLDSLFAGLVSYTAAGGTENEVAESIESTDGQNFTVKLKDGWTFTDGTPVTAKSFVDAWNFGALSTNAQLQASFFDPIQGYDEVAAEVPTAQTMSGLKVVDDSTFTIELKQPESAFPDRLGFTAYYPLPEVAFTDMTAFGENPIGNGPYKLDGTGAWQHNVRIDTVVNPDYNGNRNPKNAGVDFIMYNNLDTAYTDLLANNVDVLDQVPPSAVTTFETDLAGRTVNQPSATIETFTIPARLPHFSGEEGMLRRQAISMAINRDQITQQIYNKTRTPALDFTSPAIEGWNDSLTGNGNVKFDPEAAKAAWAKADAIAPWSGSFEIAYNSDGGHQEWVDAASNSIRNTLGIDAKGKQYATFAQIRTEATNRTIQSAFRSGWQGDYPQQYGFLAQNYQTGGSSNDGDYSNPEFDRLLRESAGQTDQAKAQDLLDQAQEVLLKDLPAVPTWYRNAASGWSENVSNVTISWNGIPVYEDIEKN, encoded by the coding sequence TTGCGTATCTCACGCATAGCGACCGGCGCGGTCGCGCTCGGAATGACGGCAGTGCTGATCACGGCATGTTCGTCCGGCGATTCGTCGGGCGGATCGTCCAGCGGCGTCGTCAACGCCTGGGCGGGCGAGCCCCAGAACCCGCTCATCCCCACGAACACGAGTGAGAACCAGGGCGGTCGGGTTCTCGACTCCCTGTTCGCCGGTCTCGTTTCGTACACCGCCGCCGGCGGCACGGAGAACGAGGTTGCCGAGTCCATCGAGAGCACCGACGGTCAGAACTTCACCGTCAAGCTCAAGGACGGTTGGACCTTCACGGACGGCACCCCCGTCACTGCGAAGTCGTTCGTCGACGCGTGGAACTTCGGCGCCCTCTCCACCAATGCTCAGCTTCAGGCTTCGTTCTTCGATCCGATCCAGGGCTACGACGAAGTTGCCGCCGAGGTTCCGACGGCACAGACGATGTCGGGTCTGAAGGTCGTGGACGATTCCACCTTCACCATCGAACTCAAGCAACCCGAGTCGGCGTTCCCCGATCGCCTCGGCTTCACGGCGTACTACCCGCTGCCTGAGGTCGCGTTCACGGACATGACCGCGTTCGGTGAGAATCCGATCGGCAACGGTCCGTACAAGCTCGACGGAACCGGCGCGTGGCAGCACAACGTCCGCATCGACACGGTCGTGAACCCGGACTACAACGGCAACCGCAATCCGAAGAACGCCGGCGTCGACTTCATCATGTACAACAACCTCGACACGGCGTACACCGACCTTCTGGCCAACAACGTCGACGTTCTGGACCAGGTTCCGCCGAGTGCCGTCACGACCTTCGAGACGGACCTGGCCGGACGCACGGTCAACCAGCCGTCGGCGACCATCGAGACGTTCACGATCCCGGCTCGTCTGCCGCACTTCAGCGGCGAAGAGGGCATGCTCCGTCGTCAGGCGATCTCGATGGCGATCAACCGCGATCAGATCACGCAGCAGATCTACAACAAGACCAGGACGCCTGCGCTCGACTTCACCAGTCCCGCAATCGAGGGCTGGAACGACTCGCTGACCGGTAACGGCAACGTGAAGTTCGATCCCGAGGCAGCTAAGGCTGCTTGGGCCAAGGCCGACGCCATCGCACCGTGGTCCGGCAGCTTCGAGATCGCCTACAACTCCGATGGTGGACACCAGGAATGGGTCGACGCCGCGTCGAACAGCATCCGCAACACCCTCGGCATCGACGCGAAGGGCAAGCAGTACGCCACTTTCGCTCAGATCCGCACCGAAGCCACCAACCGCACCATTCAGAGTGCATTCCGCTCCGGCTGGCAGGGTGACTACCCGCAGCAGTACGGCTTCCTGGCACAGAACTACCAGACCGGTGGCAGCTCCAACGACGGTGATTACTCCAACCCCGAGTTCGACCGCCTCCTGCGCGAATCGGCCGGCCAGACCGATCAGGCCAAGGCTCAGGATCTGCTCGACCAGGCTCAGGAAGTCCTGCTCAAGGACCTGCCTGCAGTTCCGACGTGGTACCGCAACGCAGCCAGTGGATGGTCGGAGAACGTCTCCAACGTGACCATCAGCTGGAATGGCATTCCGGTCTACGAAGACATCGAAAAGAACTGA
- a CDS encoding HAD-IB family hydrolase yields MTDKLGNGLTTGRTAAFFDLDKTVIAKSSTLAFSRPFFAQGLINRRSVLKSSYAQFLFLLSGADHDQMERLRAHITAMCAGWDVEQVKSIVAETLHDIVDPLVYAEAADLIADHKLRGHDVIVVSASGEEIVAPIASALGATHSVATSMKEEDGHYTGEVDFYCYGPGKVEAMEKLAAEYGYDLAASYAYSDSITDLPMLEAVGHPSAVNPDRALRKAAAGNGWPILTFSNPVSLRARLSAQSGTAVATTAALGIGAVTAGVVTFALLRRKR; encoded by the coding sequence GTGACCGACAAGCTTGGGAATGGACTGACAACCGGGCGGACTGCCGCTTTCTTCGACCTCGACAAAACCGTCATAGCCAAATCCAGCACGTTGGCTTTCAGCAGGCCGTTCTTCGCTCAGGGATTGATCAACCGGCGCTCGGTTCTCAAAAGCAGCTACGCGCAGTTCCTGTTCCTCCTCTCGGGCGCCGATCACGATCAGATGGAGCGCTTGCGTGCACACATCACCGCGATGTGCGCCGGGTGGGATGTGGAACAGGTCAAGTCGATCGTCGCGGAGACTTTGCACGACATCGTCGATCCTCTCGTCTACGCCGAGGCCGCCGACCTGATTGCGGACCACAAGTTGCGCGGCCACGATGTCATCGTGGTGTCTGCGTCGGGCGAGGAAATCGTCGCTCCGATCGCCAGCGCGCTGGGAGCAACACACTCGGTCGCGACGTCGATGAAGGAAGAGGACGGTCACTACACGGGCGAGGTCGATTTCTACTGCTACGGCCCCGGCAAAGTGGAAGCCATGGAAAAACTTGCAGCCGAGTACGGGTACGACCTCGCCGCGAGCTACGCCTACTCCGACTCGATCACCGATTTGCCGATGCTCGAGGCCGTCGGACACCCGAGTGCCGTCAACCCGGACCGCGCACTCCGCAAGGCAGCAGCCGGAAACGGTTGGCCCATACTGACTTTCTCGAATCCGGTCTCGCTTCGTGCTCGGCTGTCAGCTCAGTCGGGCACCGCTGTGGCAACTACTGCGGCACTCGGAATCGGAGCCGTGACAGCCGGTGTTGTGACGTTTGCACTACTTCGCCGAAAACGGTGA
- a CDS encoding ABC transporter ATP-binding protein: protein MTTKETLTSEETPLLEIRDLEVSFQSNSGPVPAVRGVSLTVYPGQTVAIVGESGSGKSTTAHSIINLLPGTGKVTAGEIIFDGKDISKLSEKDFVHIRGSQIGLVPQDPMSNLNPVWKVGFQIEEALAANGIAKGKAAKVRAAELLEEAGLAEAESRLGQYPHEFSGGMRQRALIAIGLSARPKLLIADEPTSALDVTVQRQILDHLDGLTTELGTAVLLITHDLGLAAERAEHLIVMSKGRIVESGPALEILKRPQHPYTQKLVAAAPSLASKRLSSSVVRAEIREQAEEVAEAVKAEESASESFGKATDDVLVVDHLTKVFKLRKGFRKTTDFTAVNDVSFKVRRGTTTAIVGESGSGKSTVAQMVLGLLEPTAGNVVFDGQDVAKLGAKETFAFRRRVQPIFQNPYGTLDPMYSIYRTIEEPLRTHKVGTKAEREARVRELLDKVGLPQSVMRRFPNELSGGQRQRVAIARALALQPEVVICDEAVSALDVLVQDQILTLLNDLQAEFGLTYLFITHDLAVVRQIADNVLVMSGGSIVESAPIDDVFGNPQQDYTRKLLDAIPGGSIKLGS, encoded by the coding sequence ATGACCACCAAGGAAACTCTTACCTCGGAGGAAACTCCGTTGCTCGAGATTCGTGATCTCGAGGTGTCGTTCCAGTCCAATTCCGGTCCGGTTCCGGCAGTTCGAGGCGTCAGCCTGACCGTGTATCCGGGTCAGACGGTCGCCATCGTGGGCGAATCGGGCTCCGGTAAATCCACCACCGCGCACTCGATCATCAATCTGCTTCCCGGCACCGGCAAGGTGACGGCAGGCGAGATTATCTTCGACGGCAAGGACATCTCGAAACTTTCGGAGAAGGACTTCGTCCACATCCGGGGCAGTCAGATCGGTTTGGTTCCGCAGGACCCGATGTCGAATCTGAATCCCGTGTGGAAAGTGGGCTTCCAGATCGAGGAAGCTCTGGCCGCCAACGGAATTGCCAAGGGCAAGGCAGCCAAGGTTCGGGCCGCCGAACTGCTCGAGGAGGCCGGCCTCGCCGAAGCCGAGAGCCGGTTGGGACAGTACCCGCACGAGTTCTCGGGCGGTATGCGTCAGCGCGCACTCATCGCGATCGGGTTGTCCGCTCGTCCGAAACTCCTGATCGCGGACGAGCCGACGTCGGCACTCGACGTCACCGTCCAGCGTCAGATCCTCGACCACCTCGACGGTCTGACTACGGAACTCGGCACCGCCGTTCTTCTCATCACTCACGATCTTGGCCTGGCCGCCGAGCGGGCCGAGCATCTGATCGTGATGAGCAAGGGCCGCATCGTCGAATCCGGTCCGGCACTGGAGATTCTGAAGCGTCCACAGCATCCGTACACGCAGAAGCTGGTCGCAGCTGCGCCGTCCTTGGCGTCGAAGCGACTCAGTTCCTCGGTGGTGCGCGCCGAGATTCGAGAACAGGCGGAAGAGGTTGCCGAAGCCGTCAAGGCCGAGGAAAGTGCGTCAGAGTCCTTCGGCAAGGCGACCGACGACGTTCTCGTAGTCGATCATCTGACCAAGGTGTTCAAGCTGCGCAAGGGTTTCCGCAAGACCACCGACTTCACTGCCGTGAACGACGTGTCCTTCAAGGTCCGCCGCGGAACCACAACGGCGATCGTCGGTGAATCGGGTTCCGGTAAGTCGACGGTCGCGCAGATGGTCCTCGGCTTGCTCGAGCCCACGGCAGGCAACGTGGTCTTCGACGGTCAGGACGTGGCGAAACTCGGCGCAAAGGAAACTTTTGCGTTCCGTCGCCGAGTGCAGCCGATCTTCCAGAACCCCTACGGCACACTCGACCCGATGTACTCGATCTACCGCACGATCGAGGAGCCGCTGCGTACCCACAAGGTCGGGACCAAAGCCGAGCGTGAGGCTCGCGTCCGTGAACTTCTCGACAAGGTGGGTCTGCCTCAGTCGGTCATGCGACGGTTCCCGAACGAGCTCTCCGGCGGACAGCGTCAGCGCGTTGCAATTGCGCGCGCGCTGGCTTTGCAGCCGGAGGTCGTGATCTGCGACGAGGCGGTCTCCGCTCTCGACGTGCTCGTTCAGGATCAGATCTTGACCCTGCTGAATGACCTGCAGGCAGAGTTCGGGTTGACGTACCTCTTCATCACGCACGACCTGGCCGTGGTTCGCCAGATCGCGGACAACGTGTTGGTGATGTCGGGTGGTTCGATCGTCGAATCGGCACCGATCGACGACGTGTTCGGCAATCCGCAGCAGGACTACACCCGTAAGTTGCTCGACGCGATTCCCGGCGGGTCCATCAAGCTGGGAAGCTGA
- the acs gene encoding acetate--CoA ligase produces MTSAAETDVPQAYPPSAEFAAAANAGPELQAAADTDRLAFWANQAERLHWHEKWTDVLDWTDAPVAKWFVGGKLNVAYNCVDRHVLAGNGDRVAIHFEGEPGDSRDLTYNDLLAEVSRAANTFTDLGLVAGDRVAIYMPMIPEAIVTMLACARLGLTHSVVFAGFSATALRSRIDDAQAKLVVTVDGQWRRGAAAPIKSAVDESVAGADSVQNVLVVNRTGIDVEWTPGRDLWWHETVAQASPEHEAQPFDAEHPLFILYTSGTTGKPKGIIHTSGGYLTQASYTHHNVFDHKAGQDVYWCTADIGWVTGHSYIVYGPLSNGVTQVVYEGTPNSPDEHRHFNIIEKYGVSIYYTAPTLVRTFMKWGREIPDAHDLSSIRLLGSVGEPINPEAWRWFREVIGGNKAPIVDTWWQTETGAIMISPLPGITATKPGSAMAPLPGISAKIVDDDAKPLGPGGNGYLVLDEPWPAMLRGIWGDMDRYRDTYWSRYAEEGWYFAGDGAKYDEDGALWVLGRVDDVMNVSGHRISTSEVESALVNHHGVAEAAVVGAADETTGQGIVAFVILREGVENTGEVLIAELKAQVSTDISPIAKPRQITIVPELPKTRSGKIMRRLLRDVAEGRDLGDTSTLVDPKVFDAIRGK; encoded by the coding sequence ATGACAAGCGCAGCCGAAACAGACGTCCCCCAGGCATATCCGCCGAGCGCAGAGTTCGCTGCGGCCGCCAACGCTGGACCGGAGTTGCAGGCTGCCGCAGATACCGACCGCCTTGCTTTTTGGGCGAATCAGGCTGAGCGCCTTCACTGGCACGAGAAATGGACAGACGTCCTCGACTGGACCGACGCCCCTGTCGCCAAGTGGTTCGTCGGCGGAAAACTCAACGTCGCCTACAACTGCGTCGACCGCCACGTCCTCGCCGGCAACGGTGACCGCGTCGCCATCCACTTCGAAGGCGAACCCGGCGACAGTCGCGACCTCACCTACAACGACCTCCTCGCCGAAGTCAGCCGCGCCGCAAACACTTTCACCGACCTCGGCCTCGTCGCCGGTGACCGCGTCGCCATCTACATGCCGATGATCCCCGAAGCGATCGTCACCATGCTCGCCTGCGCCCGCCTCGGACTAACCCACTCGGTCGTCTTCGCCGGATTCTCCGCCACCGCCCTGCGCTCACGCATCGACGACGCACAAGCCAAACTCGTTGTCACCGTGGACGGTCAGTGGCGACGCGGCGCCGCAGCACCCATCAAGAGCGCGGTCGACGAATCCGTCGCCGGCGCCGACTCGGTACAGAACGTGTTGGTGGTCAACCGAACCGGCATCGACGTCGAGTGGACGCCCGGCCGCGACCTGTGGTGGCACGAGACCGTCGCACAGGCATCGCCCGAGCACGAAGCGCAACCGTTCGACGCCGAACATCCCCTGTTCATCCTCTACACCTCGGGCACCACCGGAAAGCCCAAGGGCATCATCCACACCTCCGGCGGATACCTCACCCAAGCCTCCTACACCCACCACAACGTCTTCGATCACAAAGCCGGACAAGACGTTTACTGGTGCACCGCAGACATCGGCTGGGTCACCGGACACTCCTACATCGTCTACGGCCCCCTCTCCAACGGCGTCACCCAGGTCGTCTACGAAGGCACCCCCAACTCCCCCGACGAGCACCGCCACTTCAACATCATCGAGAAGTACGGCGTCTCCATCTACTACACCGCACCCACCCTCGTGCGCACCTTCATGAAGTGGGGCCGCGAGATCCCCGACGCCCACGACCTGTCGTCCATCCGCCTCCTCGGCTCCGTCGGCGAGCCCATCAACCCCGAAGCGTGGCGCTGGTTCCGTGAGGTCATCGGCGGCAACAAAGCGCCCATCGTCGACACCTGGTGGCAGACCGAGACCGGCGCGATCATGATCTCCCCGCTGCCCGGTATCACCGCCACCAAGCCCGGATCCGCCATGGCGCCGCTCCCCGGCATCTCAGCCAAGATCGTCGACGACGACGCCAAGCCCCTCGGCCCCGGAGGCAACGGCTACCTCGTCCTCGACGAGCCGTGGCCGGCGATGCTCCGCGGCATCTGGGGCGACATGGACCGTTACCGCGACACCTACTGGTCCCGCTACGCCGAAGAAGGCTGGTACTTCGCCGGTGACGGCGCCAAGTACGACGAGGACGGCGCCCTGTGGGTCCTCGGCCGCGTCGACGACGTCATGAACGTCTCCGGCCACCGCATCTCCACCTCCGAAGTGGAATCGGCACTGGTCAACCACCACGGCGTCGCTGAAGCCGCCGTCGTCGGCGCCGCCGACGAAACCACCGGACAGGGCATCGTCGCGTTCGTCATCCTGCGTGAAGGCGTCGAAAACACGGGCGAGGTCCTCATCGCAGAGTTGAAGGCTCAGGTCTCCACCGACATCAGCCCGATCGCCAAGCCCCGCCAGATCACCATCGTGCCGGAACTCCCGAAAACCCGATCCGGCAAGATCATGCGCCGCCTCCTACGCGACGTAGCCGAAGGCCGCGACCTCGGAGACACCTCAACCCTGGTCGACCCCAAGGTATTCGACGCAATTCGCGGTAAGTAG
- a CDS encoding ABC transporter permease, protein MSETVKTGRAVRQSHFVAPPEVAAPGETDAVKLDQAPTSMWTDAWRDLRKRPLFIISTIIILAVIVIAAFPGLFTNTDPRFCDLTYSMQGPTSGHWFGFDRQGCDVYSRTIYGARASVLVGVGVTASVLVIGVIFGALSGFYGGWTDSILSRVADIFFGIPLILAAIVLMQLFTDRTIWTVVGVLALFGWPQMARIARGAVISAKNNDYVMASEALGVSKLKTLIRHVIPNSLAPIIVVATISLGTYIVAEATLSFLGIGLPSTEVSWGGDISNAQVTLRQGSTILFYPATALAITVLGFIMMGDALRDALDPKSRKR, encoded by the coding sequence ATGTCTGAGACCGTGAAGACCGGACGCGCCGTCCGGCAAAGTCATTTCGTGGCACCGCCCGAAGTTGCGGCACCGGGGGAGACGGACGCCGTCAAACTCGATCAGGCGCCGACGAGTATGTGGACCGACGCGTGGCGCGATCTGCGCAAGCGTCCCCTGTTCATCATCTCGACGATCATCATCCTCGCGGTCATCGTCATCGCAGCGTTTCCGGGCTTGTTCACGAACACCGATCCGCGGTTCTGCGACCTCACCTACAGCATGCAGGGACCGACCTCCGGCCACTGGTTCGGTTTCGACCGCCAGGGCTGTGACGTGTACTCGCGCACCATCTACGGTGCTCGCGCATCCGTACTCGTGGGCGTCGGCGTCACTGCGTCGGTGCTGGTGATCGGAGTGATCTTCGGCGCGCTGTCCGGGTTCTACGGCGGTTGGACCGATTCGATTCTCTCCCGCGTCGCCGACATCTTCTTCGGGATCCCGCTGATCCTCGCTGCCATCGTCCTGATGCAGCTGTTCACCGATCGCACCATCTGGACCGTCGTCGGCGTCCTGGCGCTCTTCGGTTGGCCGCAGATGGCAAGAATTGCTCGAGGCGCGGTGATCTCGGCGAAGAACAACGACTATGTCATGGCTTCGGAAGCGTTGGGTGTCTCGAAGCTCAAGACACTGATCCGGCACGTCATCCCGAACTCGTTGGCGCCCATCATCGTGGTGGCCACCATCTCGCTCGGCACGTACATCGTTGCCGAGGCGACGCTGTCCTTCCTCGGTATCGGGCTTCCGTCCACCGAGGTTTCGTGGGGCGGCGACATCAGCAACGCTCAGGTGACGCTGCGTCAGGGTTCGACCATTCTGTTCTACCCGGCAACGGCTTTGGCGATCACCGTTCTCGGATTCATCATGATGGGTGACGCTCTGCGCGACGCCCTCGATCCCAAGTCGCGGAAGCGGTGA
- a CDS encoding oxidoreductase yields MTDPLQPLVDLSGVRAAADHARDALGEVHRHKTNRRGWPTTAAEAAVRAARASASLAGGSTELPAEGMAGDPILAGALRVAQALDGDGLPLMESTWKRAPLQALARLHLLAAADLVEDPDELGRPRIDPGVGERLDALAQLVTGGTSAPAPVLAAVVHGELLALSPFGTADGIVARAASRLVAVSSGLDPHNLGVPEVSWLRRPQAYSDGAAGFASGRPEGVGSWVILCCGALEAGAREAASIADAASPS; encoded by the coding sequence GTGACGGACCCCTTGCAGCCCCTCGTCGATCTCTCCGGTGTTCGCGCCGCCGCCGATCATGCGCGTGACGCTCTTGGTGAGGTACATCGGCACAAGACCAACCGGCGCGGATGGCCCACGACGGCTGCCGAAGCTGCAGTTCGTGCTGCTCGGGCGTCTGCGTCCTTGGCGGGAGGGTCGACGGAGTTGCCGGCAGAGGGGATGGCCGGTGACCCGATTCTCGCCGGAGCGCTGCGCGTTGCGCAGGCGCTGGACGGTGACGGTCTGCCGCTGATGGAGTCCACGTGGAAGCGGGCGCCGCTGCAGGCTTTGGCGAGGTTGCACCTACTCGCGGCAGCAGATCTGGTCGAGGATCCCGACGAATTGGGGCGACCTCGCATCGATCCGGGCGTCGGTGAGCGTCTCGACGCTCTCGCCCAACTGGTGACGGGCGGAACTTCGGCGCCGGCTCCCGTTCTTGCGGCAGTCGTGCACGGCGAATTGCTGGCACTGAGCCCGTTCGGTACCGCCGACGGCATTGTGGCGCGCGCCGCGTCCCGACTTGTTGCGGTCTCGTCCGGACTGGATCCACATAACCTCGGCGTCCCTGAGGTCAGTTGGCTGCGTAGGCCGCAGGCGTACTCCGACGGAGCTGCGGGATTTGCTTCCGGTCGTCCGGAAGGTGTCGGCAGTTGGGTGATCCTGTGTTGCGGCGCGCTCGAGGCTGGTGCTCGTGAAGCAGCGTCGATTGCCGACGCTGCCAGTCCGAGCTAG
- a CDS encoding cytosine permease produces the protein MTAINERPSGVAPNTTRAGENTALKETLEDYTLRFAPRSYRKWGTGVVATSALGGIAYLADFSIGANIGISYGTGNALWGIAVFAVVIMATGFPLAYYAARYNIDLDLITRGSGFGYYGSVVTNVIFATFTFIFFALEGSIMAQGLKLGLGIPLSIGYAVSTLMVIPLVIYGMKALAKLQVWTTPLWLVMMVLPFLYLLFKHPDSVSAFFAFGGEDGANGKGINFGSVMLAAGVCLSLIAQIAEQIDYLRFMPPKTPENTRRWWAAVILAGPGWVVFGAFKQIVGLFLAVYIIANVVDGSSIANQPVHQFLEIYQDMMPHWLAMTLAVILVVISQIKINVTNAYSGSLAWTNSFTRVTKTYPGRMIFVLVNLAIALILMEANMFEFLNTILGFYANCGIAWVVVVASDIAINKYWLKLSPKVPEFRRGMLYDVNPVGFVSMLLAAGISILVFFGAFGSAIKPFSPIVAIAIALVMPPILAIATKGKYYLRRTDDGIDLPMFDEYGNPSGETLMCCVSGIEFERPDMLASNIPGPNGEKQYISSLALSTDKTGKHVLPAQF, from the coding sequence ATGACAGCAATCAACGAGCGACCGTCCGGCGTAGCACCGAATACGACTCGAGCCGGCGAGAACACAGCACTGAAGGAAACATTGGAGGACTACACCCTCCGATTTGCTCCACGCAGCTACCGCAAATGGGGAACCGGCGTTGTTGCGACGTCCGCACTCGGCGGAATCGCGTACCTCGCGGACTTCTCGATCGGTGCCAACATCGGCATCTCGTACGGCACCGGTAACGCACTCTGGGGAATTGCGGTATTTGCCGTTGTCATCATGGCCACCGGATTTCCACTCGCCTACTACGCCGCGCGATACAATATCGACCTCGACTTGATCACGCGCGGAAGCGGTTTCGGCTACTACGGCTCGGTGGTCACCAACGTCATCTTTGCGACGTTCACGTTCATCTTCTTTGCACTCGAGGGTTCGATCATGGCCCAGGGTTTGAAACTGGGGCTCGGGATTCCACTCTCGATCGGGTACGCCGTCTCCACTCTGATGGTCATCCCACTGGTGATCTACGGAATGAAAGCTCTCGCAAAGCTTCAGGTGTGGACCACACCGTTGTGGCTGGTCATGATGGTGCTGCCGTTCCTGTATCTGCTGTTCAAGCACCCCGATTCGGTGAGCGCGTTCTTCGCGTTCGGCGGCGAGGACGGAGCGAACGGCAAGGGCATCAATTTCGGATCCGTGATGCTGGCCGCTGGTGTTTGTCTGTCCCTGATCGCTCAGATCGCCGAGCAGATCGACTACCTACGGTTCATGCCGCCCAAGACCCCCGAGAACACTCGCCGCTGGTGGGCCGCAGTGATTCTCGCCGGACCAGGCTGGGTCGTCTTCGGCGCGTTCAAACAGATCGTCGGACTGTTCCTGGCCGTATACATCATCGCGAACGTCGTCGACGGTTCTTCGATCGCCAACCAGCCTGTGCACCAGTTCCTCGAGATCTACCAGGACATGATGCCGCACTGGCTGGCCATGACACTGGCCGTGATCCTCGTGGTCATCAGCCAGATCAAAATCAACGTCACCAACGCGTATTCCGGCTCGCTGGCCTGGACCAACTCGTTCACCCGCGTCACCAAGACCTACCCGGGACGCATGATCTTCGTTCTGGTGAACCTGGCGATCGCACTGATCTTGATGGAAGCCAACATGTTCGAATTCCTCAACACCATCCTCGGCTTCTACGCCAATTGCGGCATCGCCTGGGTCGTAGTGGTCGCGTCCGACATCGCAATCAACAAGTACTGGTTGAAGCTCTCCCCGAAGGTGCCCGAGTTCCGACGCGGAATGCTCTACGACGTCAATCCGGTCGGCTTCGTGTCGATGCTGCTCGCTGCCGGCATCTCGATCCTGGTGTTCTTCGGCGCATTCGGTTCGGCAATCAAGCCGTTCTCACCGATCGTCGCCATCGCGATCGCACTCGTGATGCCCCCGATCCTGGCCATCGCCACCAAGGGCAAGTACTACCTACGACGCACCGACGACGGTATCGACCTGCCGATGTTCGACGAGTACGGAAACCCGTCGGGTGAAACGCTGATGTGCTGTGTCAGCGGAATCGAGTTCGAGCGTCCCGACATGCTTGCGTCGAACATTCCCGGCCCGAACGGCGAGAAGCAATACATCAGTTCGCTAGCGCTGAGCACCGACAAAACGGGCAAACACGTCTTGCCGGCCCAGTTCTGA
- a CDS encoding ABC transporter permease, with translation MLWYIGRRVLQMIPVFLGATLLIYAMVFLLPGDPIAALAGDKALSPAVAQQLRERYHLDLPFYQQYLLYLKGIFTLDFGTSFSGRPVSEVLAQAFPITMKLAFMALIVETVFGVGFGLIAGLRKGGFFDSTVLLFSLVLIAIPIFVIGFLAQFFIGVKWGIVPPTVGGNTSFKNLLLPALVLGSVSFAYVLRLTRTSVAENLSADYVRTATAKGLSRGRVVRVHVLRNSLIPVVTFLGADLATLMGGAIVTEGIFNINGVGGTIYQAVTRGEAPTVVSFVTILIVVYLIANLLVDLLYAALDPRIRYV, from the coding sequence ATGCTCTGGTACATCGGTCGCCGAGTGCTTCAAATGATCCCGGTTTTTCTCGGGGCCACTCTTTTGATCTACGCCATGGTCTTCCTGCTTCCCGGTGATCCGATTGCCGCGTTGGCGGGCGACAAGGCGCTCAGTCCGGCTGTTGCGCAGCAGCTTCGGGAGCGCTACCACCTCGATCTCCCCTTCTATCAGCAGTACCTGCTGTACCTGAAGGGCATCTTCACGCTGGACTTCGGCACGTCGTTCTCCGGACGGCCCGTCAGTGAAGTTCTGGCACAGGCATTTCCGATCACGATGAAACTTGCCTTCATGGCACTGATCGTCGAGACCGTCTTCGGTGTCGGCTTCGGCCTCATCGCCGGCCTGCGTAAGGGCGGATTCTTCGACAGCACCGTCCTGCTGTTCAGCCTCGTTCTCATCGCCATCCCGATCTTCGTGATCGGCTTCCTGGCCCAGTTCTTCATCGGCGTCAAATGGGGCATCGTCCCGCCGACGGTCGGTGGCAACACCAGCTTCAAGAATCTCCTGCTCCCCGCCCTGGTTCTGGGTTCGGTCTCGTTCGCTTACGTACTGCGACTGACCCGAACGTCCGTGGCGGAGAACCTGAGTGCCGACTACGTGCGCACCGCCACCGCCAAGGGACTTTCCCGCGGACGAGTGGTTCGCGTGCACGTGTTGCGCAACTCGCTGATCCCCGTGGTCACGTTCCTGGGTGCCGACCTCGCAACGTTGATGGGCGGCGCCATCGTCACCGAGGGCATCTTCAACATCAACGGCGTCGGCGGCACGATCTACCAGGCGGTGACCAGAGGTGAAGCGCCGACGGTGGTTTCATTCGTCACCATTCTCATCGTGGTCTACCTGATCGCAAATCTGCTCGTCGACCTCTTGTACGCCGCGCTCGATCCGAGGATCCGCTATGTCTGA